The proteins below come from a single Bacillus spongiae genomic window:
- the comGA gene encoding competence type IV pilus ATPase ComGA, which produces MIIEQLANEVLEKAIVLNASDIHLLPRKLDYSIQFRILGHLYKGQILSFEEAERLISHFKFRASMDIGEKRKPQTGALHFRFQKRPLAIRLSTLPTAHQKESLVIRVLPQEAALPIGQMSLFPSSAKKLHALLMHSHGLMIFTGPTGSGKTTTLYSLIEHCSKKLNRHVITLEDPVEKQNEELLQVQVNEKAGITYANGLRAILRHDPDIIMVGEIRDQETAGIAIRAALTGHLVLTTLHTRDAKGAIYRLMEFGVKWEEVQQTLIAVTAQRLVKLQCPLCVHQEKSSCTNQHHNKRVSVYEILSGKALQTCIREAKGQEVSMPYPLLQDMLRKGVALGYISEKEYKRWAFQKEAIPSTSR; this is translated from the coding sequence ATGATTATTGAACAGCTTGCAAATGAAGTTCTAGAAAAAGCCATTGTATTAAATGCCTCAGATATTCATCTTCTTCCCCGAAAGCTAGATTACTCCATCCAATTCCGTATTTTAGGCCATTTGTATAAAGGTCAGATTCTCTCCTTTGAAGAAGCGGAGCGATTAATCTCACACTTTAAATTTAGAGCTTCTATGGACATTGGAGAGAAGCGTAAACCGCAAACTGGTGCCCTTCATTTTCGGTTTCAAAAACGCCCTCTTGCCATTCGATTATCAACACTTCCTACTGCTCATCAAAAAGAAAGCCTCGTTATTCGTGTATTACCTCAAGAAGCTGCCCTCCCAATTGGACAAATGTCTCTGTTTCCTTCTTCAGCTAAAAAGCTACATGCCCTTCTAATGCATTCTCACGGACTGATGATTTTTACAGGGCCGACTGGAAGTGGAAAAACGACCACACTTTATTCCTTGATTGAGCATTGCTCCAAGAAGTTAAACCGTCATGTCATTACCCTTGAAGATCCGGTAGAAAAGCAAAATGAAGAATTACTGCAAGTTCAAGTGAATGAAAAGGCTGGTATTACTTATGCAAATGGATTACGCGCAATTCTACGTCATGATCCAGATATTATTATGGTCGGAGAAATTCGTGATCAAGAAACAGCAGGAATTGCGATTCGTGCAGCTCTAACAGGTCATTTAGTCTTGACGACCTTGCATACGAGAGACGCTAAAGGAGCGATTTACCGGTTAATGGAATTTGGGGTTAAATGGGAAGAAGTTCAGCAAACATTAATTGCGGTGACTGCTCAAAGGTTAGTGAAATTGCAATGTCCTCTTTGTGTTCATCAAGAAAAATCTTCTTGTACGAACCAGCATCATAATAAGCGGGTGAGTGTGTATGAAATATTGTCAGGAAAAGCCCTTCAAACGTGTATACGTGAAGCGAAGGGGCAAGAGGTAAGCATGCCCTATCCGTTACTGCAAGATATGTTAAGGAAGGGGGTTGCACTTGGTTATATTTCTGAAAAAGAATATAAACGCTGGGCTTTTCAAAAAGAAGCGATCCCTTCGACATCAAGATGA
- the comGB gene encoding competence type IV pilus assembly protein ComGB — protein MVIFLKKNINAGLFKKKRSLRHQDDFLIRLGEMLQQGFSLSEGIEFLFLYLEKKETSDAKRILLDLKSGAALHEVLQKLGFSNQICAQIYFAQAHGNVSQALVDAGYFLQQRKQEQKKLFKALQYPLILFLFFNGLLLLLQVVLLPQFERLYYTMGYEPKGFSALFLQGIKQFPMVLLVSALVLLIAGYVAFTCRRWLPPEKQVSVLLRIPVVSFYVRSYLTHFFSRELSFLLKSGLSINKAMSVFEEQSFRPFFQKQGSSIKAHLDNGLSFPSTLEYLPFYLPELPIVIRHGEQNSLLEQELRYFSSFCLEQMEERTEKILQWIQPIVFGFIGAFVVMMYLSLMLPMYEMMKTI, from the coding sequence TTGGTTATATTTCTGAAAAAGAATATAAACGCTGGGCTTTTCAAAAAGAAGCGATCCCTTCGACATCAAGATGATTTTCTGATTAGACTTGGTGAAATGCTTCAACAAGGTTTTTCATTATCAGAAGGAATTGAATTTTTATTTTTGTATTTAGAAAAGAAAGAGACTAGTGACGCAAAGAGAATTTTATTAGATCTAAAAAGTGGAGCTGCACTTCACGAAGTGTTACAAAAATTAGGTTTTTCAAATCAAATTTGTGCTCAAATTTACTTTGCGCAGGCTCACGGTAACGTGTCGCAAGCACTCGTAGATGCTGGTTATTTCCTGCAACAGCGAAAACAAGAACAGAAAAAACTTTTCAAAGCCCTCCAGTATCCTCTCATTTTATTTTTGTTTTTTAATGGTCTTCTCCTGCTTCTTCAAGTAGTATTACTTCCTCAATTTGAAAGACTTTACTACACAATGGGTTATGAGCCAAAAGGCTTTTCAGCGTTATTTTTACAAGGAATAAAGCAATTTCCAATGGTATTGTTAGTCAGCGCTTTGGTTCTTTTAATCGCTGGGTATGTAGCCTTTACATGTCGAAGATGGCTTCCTCCTGAAAAGCAAGTGAGCGTGCTATTGAGGATTCCCGTCGTTTCGTTTTATGTGAGAAGCTACCTTACTCATTTCTTTTCAAGAGAATTAAGTTTTCTCCTTAAAAGTGGGTTATCGATTAATAAAGCGATGTCGGTTTTTGAGGAACAATCCTTTCGCCCATTTTTTCAGAAGCAGGGGAGTTCGATTAAGGCACATCTTGACAATGGCTTGTCCTTTCCGAGTACGCTTGAATATTTACCATTTTATCTTCCTGAATTACCCATTGTCATTCGACATGGTGAACAGAATAGTCTTTTAGAGCAAGAGCTACGTTACTTTAGCTCATTTTGCCTTGAACAGATGGAGGAGAGGACGGAGAAAATTTTACAATGGATTCAGCCAATTGTTTTTGGGTTTATTGGTGCTTTTGTCGTGATGATGTATTTGTCACTTATGCTTCCGATGTATGAAATGATGAAAACGATATAG
- the comGC gene encoding competence type IV pilus major pilin ComGC, whose product MKQWNNEKGFTMIEMMIVLLVISVVLLLAIPNLTNRSDSINDKGCEALVTMIEGQVEAYKLDFNATPGSIDDLVNEGYLKTNQNVCSNGKTYVISNGKVEEQAAP is encoded by the coding sequence ATGAAACAATGGAACAATGAAAAGGGTTTTACGATGATAGAGATGATGATCGTTTTACTTGTCATCTCAGTCGTATTACTATTAGCCATTCCTAACTTAACCAATCGAAGTGACAGCATTAATGATAAAGGGTGTGAAGCGCTTGTTACGATGATTGAGGGACAAGTCGAAGCGTATAAATTAGATTTTAATGCAACACCAGGATCAATCGACGATCTTGTCAATGAAGGGTATTTAAAAACGAATCAAAATGTTTGTTCGAATGGAAAGACGTATGTGATTAGTAATGGAAAAGTTGAAGAACAAGCAGCACCATAA
- the comGD gene encoding competence type IV pilus minor pilin ComGD: MEKLKNKQHHNSQAGFTLLETLFVLFMVSIIFSLATFSFQAFQSQSKQRQFIHQLTIDLYEAQTYAIHYETAVYVQFYSHKYHVKTQGGKLLFVRQLPENSSVQSNSFNSFTFYPNGNTNRFGTIKFQIENQTIKCTFFIGKGRFYVEKQ, encoded by the coding sequence ATGGAAAAGTTGAAGAACAAGCAGCACCATAATTCACAGGCTGGCTTCACCTTACTAGAAACACTTTTTGTGCTCTTTATGGTTTCCATCATTTTTTCCCTCGCCACCTTTTCCTTCCAAGCCTTCCAATCTCAGTCAAAACAAAGACAATTTATTCACCAGTTAACAATAGATTTGTATGAAGCTCAGACGTATGCCATTCATTATGAGACAGCGGTTTACGTTCAATTTTATTCCCACAAATATCATGTGAAAACACAAGGAGGAAAGCTCTTATTTGTTCGACAGTTACCTGAAAATAGTTCGGTTCAATCAAATAGCTTTAACAGCTTTACCTTTTATCCAAATGGAAACACGAACCGCTTCGGCACGATAAAGTTTCAAATAGAAAATCAAACAATAAAATGCACCTTTTTTATTGGCAAAGGAAGATTCTATGTTGAAAAACAATAG
- a CDS encoding type II secretion system protein, translated as MLKNNRGYALPESLIALFSLFFLVASIFPVIYIQYEKQRQQERELESARVMFEEVENVFFTSAQKQNEEIKKGEGRFQLIWEIDTGVCVKQEGVVLCVRKR; from the coding sequence ATGTTGAAAAACAATAGGGGATACGCTTTACCTGAAAGCTTAATTGCGTTGTTCAGCTTGTTCTTTCTTGTCGCATCGATTTTTCCAGTAATCTATATTCAATATGAAAAACAACGTCAACAAGAACGTGAGCTTGAAAGTGCAAGAGTCATGTTTGAAGAAGTAGAGAATGTATTTTTTACTTCCGCTCAAAAGCAAAACGAGGAGATAAAAAAGGGAGAAGGTAGATTTCAACTTATATGGGAAATCGACACGGGTGTATGCGTTAAACAAGAGGGTGTGGTCCTTTGTGTACGTAAAAGATGA
- the comGF gene encoding competence type IV pilus minor pilin ComGF, producing MYVKDEKGFTFLENLISFSIFLMITSYFGLLLSQLYQMETRQYGYPHEWHLFLKQLQQEMKAANHIDVYDHYITFQGDGESIRYERYSNLIRRRVNLQGHEVILQGVRESTFVKIDGGVELNMTFKTGETRIAKVYSYIENIDE from the coding sequence GTGTACGTAAAAGATGAAAAGGGTTTTACGTTTCTTGAGAATCTCATCTCATTTTCAATTTTCCTCATGATTACCTCTTATTTTGGTTTATTGTTAAGTCAATTGTATCAGATGGAGACGAGGCAATATGGTTATCCACATGAATGGCATCTTTTTTTAAAACAATTACAACAAGAGATGAAAGCAGCGAACCATATCGATGTGTATGACCATTACATCACGTTTCAAGGAGATGGAGAGAGTATTCGTTACGAACGATATAGCAATTTAATTAGAAGAAGAGTCAACTTACAAGGGCATGAAGTAATTTTACAAGGTGTAAGAGAGTCGACTTTTGTAAAAATAGATGGGGGTGTAGAGCTAAACATGACGTTTAAAACGGGAGAAACGAGAATAGCTAAAGTATATTCTTATATAGAGAACATAGATGAATAA
- a CDS encoding shikimate kinase yields the protein MKTIYLIGFMGVGKTTIGSALGRKLDIPVVDTDHAIVEQAQKSIPEIFAEDGEETFRTMEGIVLQRLSKPNTVITTGGGIVLNEDNIEYMRESGIVVLLETDFNLLWKRIRRDPNRPLASSSSKESLKRLYESRKQQYVKAAHICINTSNYPVEKTVDSILLRLKER from the coding sequence TTGAAAACAATCTATTTGATTGGCTTTATGGGTGTAGGAAAAACGACAATTGGTAGTGCATTAGGAAGAAAATTAGATATTCCTGTTGTAGATACGGATCATGCTATCGTTGAGCAAGCTCAAAAAAGTATTCCGGAAATATTTGCGGAAGATGGCGAAGAGACTTTTCGGACAATGGAAGGGATTGTTTTACAGCGTCTTTCGAAACCTAATACTGTCATTACAACAGGTGGAGGCATCGTATTAAACGAAGACAATATAGAGTATATGAGGGAAAGCGGGATTGTCGTTTTATTAGAGACTGATTTTAACTTATTGTGGAAGCGAATTAGAAGAGATCCGAATCGTCCCCTTGCTTCCTCTTCTAGTAAAGAGTCGCTAAAAAGACTCTACGAATCAAGAAAGCAACAGTATGTAAAGGCAGCCCATATTTGTATAAATACAAGTAATTACCCCGTTGAAAAGACGGTCGATTCCATTCTTTTACGTCTAAAAGAGAGGTAA
- a CDS encoding YqzE family protein yields MSINDYVKFVTENLVQHFDKPREERKSIRRKRKQQKSTFLFRWFGVIPYVIMAIVKRK; encoded by the coding sequence ATGTCAATAAATGATTACGTTAAATTTGTAACAGAAAATTTAGTGCAACATTTTGATAAACCGAGGGAAGAGAGAAAATCCATTCGTCGAAAAAGGAAACAACAAAAATCTACGTTTTTATTTCGTTGGTTTGGCGTGATCCCATATGTGATTATGGCGATAGTTAAACGTAAATAG
- a CDS encoding YqhG family protein: protein MQQQEIHQFLHKYFTENGCEIIENAADYLNVQLTIDLDKQLMNRPFYWHYLEKTGGTPNPMQLTLITNPEHVSNKVKGEVLHFGSPRLHQIFQSTKAISAYIRLYEQTPMIAGKQSPLYPWLCLNVKISYQCDLKKDTLRSFGLNLINGQLDTTFHDKLLNKKWTPKIPDYCFTLTPIIKPVSGMSRIENYITQEIQRENHQWAEDARKRWDADLALLHSFYQDMETKPESFIVEQRALQDQYEPSIEVEIINGGLFYLQ, encoded by the coding sequence ATGCAACAACAGGAAATACATCAATTTCTTCATAAATATTTCACCGAAAATGGCTGTGAAATTATAGAAAATGCCGCTGACTATTTGAATGTACAATTAACCATCGACCTTGATAAACAGCTAATGAACCGCCCTTTTTATTGGCATTACCTTGAGAAAACGGGCGGGACGCCAAACCCAATGCAATTAACCCTTATCACCAATCCAGAACATGTCTCGAATAAAGTTAAAGGTGAAGTACTACATTTCGGATCACCTCGACTTCACCAAATTTTCCAATCAACAAAAGCTATTTCTGCCTATATTCGCCTTTATGAACAAACGCCAATGATAGCTGGAAAACAATCTCCCCTATATCCTTGGCTATGTTTAAATGTAAAAATATCTTATCAATGTGATTTAAAGAAAGATACGCTACGTTCATTTGGACTGAATTTAATCAACGGTCAGCTTGATACAACATTTCATGATAAGCTCCTAAACAAAAAGTGGACGCCAAAAATTCCCGATTATTGTTTTACTTTAACTCCCATCATTAAACCCGTTAGCGGAATGTCTAGAATTGAGAATTATATTACACAAGAAATTCAACGTGAGAATCACCAATGGGCAGAAGATGCAAGAAAAAGATGGGACGCAGATTTAGCTTTACTTCACTCTTTTTATCAAGACATGGAGACAAAGCCAGAATCATTTATTGTTGAACAACGCGCGCTTCAAGATCAATACGAACCTTCCATTGAGGTAGAAATCATTAATGGTGGGCTCTTTTACCTTCAGTAA
- a CDS encoding DEAD/DEAH box helicase: MNITIKFDKNWTNDFLERIENDGPWGNWELFKLALEVENHTVIPNFEGLQAPKHLPNLTPLPHQLDTARQVVEQMNGKAILADEVGLGKTIEAGLILKEYMIRGLVKKVLILVPASLVSQWTSELNSKFFIPAVPQRKSYVWDQCDIVVSSIDTAKRNPHRDKIYEQNYDLVIIDEAHKLKNPKTKNYEFVQNLKKKFCLLLTATPIQNRLEEIFFLVSLLKPGHLGSQSGFMDKYQKGERTLVNDQHLKDLINTVMIRHRRKDTGIEWTKRHVQTEIIEFSKEEQELYDSISSITQQYDEYMTSSFSILTLQREACSSREAVFFTLKNMLEKEEITSNLKNRIQYMMQKVEQVQQNSKAKKAIEIIQQVNDKVIIFTEYRATQLYLQWFLKQHGISSVPFRGGFKRGKKDWMRELFKNHAQVLIATEAGGEGINLQFCSHMINFDLPWNPMRLEQRIGRVHRLGQTEDVKIYNFATKNTVEEHILKLLYEKIHLFERVVGELDDILTKIEFGDMEEYMNDIFTSSKSEGEMKIKMENLTSMIQFAQNMKEGQKDATTGNTSISS; encoded by the coding sequence ATGAATATCACGATAAAATTTGATAAAAACTGGACTAATGATTTTTTGGAGCGAATTGAAAATGATGGCCCTTGGGGAAATTGGGAGCTGTTCAAATTGGCATTAGAAGTGGAGAATCATACGGTAATTCCGAACTTTGAAGGGCTACAAGCCCCAAAACATTTGCCTAATTTGACCCCATTACCCCATCAACTTGATACGGCTAGACAAGTCGTTGAACAAATGAATGGAAAGGCCATTCTTGCCGACGAAGTTGGATTAGGTAAAACAATTGAAGCAGGTCTCATATTAAAAGAGTATATGATCCGTGGTTTAGTTAAAAAAGTCTTGATTCTCGTTCCTGCTTCACTTGTTTCTCAATGGACAAGTGAGCTTAATAGTAAATTCTTCATACCAGCTGTTCCTCAACGGAAAAGCTACGTTTGGGACCAATGTGATATCGTTGTTTCTTCTATTGATACAGCAAAGCGAAATCCTCATCGAGATAAAATTTACGAACAAAACTATGACCTAGTGATAATCGATGAAGCTCATAAGCTGAAAAATCCAAAAACAAAAAACTATGAGTTTGTCCAAAATTTAAAAAAGAAATTTTGCTTACTATTAACCGCGACCCCCATACAAAACCGATTAGAAGAAATATTCTTCCTAGTTTCTTTATTAAAACCTGGACATTTAGGTAGCCAATCAGGCTTTATGGATAAATATCAAAAAGGAGAACGCACACTAGTTAATGACCAACACTTAAAAGACCTTATCAATACCGTAATGATTCGACATCGCCGGAAAGATACTGGTATTGAATGGACGAAGCGACATGTTCAAACAGAAATCATTGAGTTTTCTAAAGAGGAACAGGAATTATACGACAGTATCTCCTCCATAACCCAACAATATGATGAGTACATGACTAGTTCTTTTTCCATACTCACTCTTCAAAGGGAAGCATGCTCTAGTCGGGAAGCGGTATTTTTCACCTTAAAAAACATGTTAGAAAAAGAGGAGATCACGTCAAACCTAAAAAATAGAATTCAATACATGATGCAGAAAGTAGAACAAGTTCAACAAAATTCAAAGGCAAAGAAAGCGATAGAAATTATTCAACAAGTGAACGATAAAGTCATTATTTTCACTGAGTATCGTGCGACCCAACTATATCTACAATGGTTTTTAAAGCAGCACGGGATTTCCTCCGTTCCTTTTAGAGGCGGTTTTAAACGTGGAAAAAAAGACTGGATGAGAGAGCTATTTAAAAATCACGCCCAAGTTCTTATTGCCACGGAAGCAGGTGGAGAAGGTATAAATCTGCAATTTTGTTCCCATATGATCAATTTTGATTTACCTTGGAACCCTATGAGACTCGAGCAACGAATTGGCCGTGTACATCGATTAGGTCAGACGGAGGATGTAAAGATTTATAATTTTGCAACAAAGAATACAGTAGAAGAACATATTTTAAAACTACTATACGAAAAAATCCACCTATTTGAGCGTGTCGTCGGTGAATTGGATGATATTTTGACGAAAATTGAATTCGGTGATATGGAAGAATATATGAATGATATTTTTACATCATCAAAATCAGAAGGAGAAATGAAAATTAAAATGGAAAATTTAACATCGATGATTCAGTTTGCACAAAATATGAAGGAGGGTCAAAAAGATGCAACAACAGGAAATACATCAATTTCTTCATAA
- the gcvT gene encoding glycine cleavage system aminomethyltransferase GcvT, producing MAQLKRTPLFNAYKAYGGKTIDFGGWELPVQFSSIKREHEAVRTKAGLFDVSHMGEFEVKGKDSLTFLNKMMTNDVSKLKVGRAQYTAMCYENGGTVDDLLIYKREEEDYLLVVNASNIEKDFDWLESHVSGEVVLTNVSDQTAQLAIQGPSAEIILQKLVSDTVLQEISFFGFLPAVNIDGITALVSRTGYTGEDGFEIYCKAEDVEKLWVAILREGEEEGLLPCGLGARDTLRFEANLALYGQELTKDISPIEAGISFAVKTQKPEDFIGKDILVAQKENGPARRIVGIEMVDKGIPRHGYKVYSGDTVIGEVTTGTQSPTLKKNVGLALVQEEFTAIGTEVTVEVRNKPLKAIVVPTPFYKRPKK from the coding sequence GTGGCTCAATTAAAACGAACTCCACTCTTTAACGCATATAAAGCGTATGGTGGGAAAACAATTGATTTTGGTGGATGGGAGCTGCCTGTTCAGTTTTCAAGTATTAAACGTGAACATGAAGCCGTCCGAACAAAAGCGGGATTGTTTGATGTCTCTCACATGGGAGAATTTGAAGTAAAAGGGAAGGATAGTCTTACTTTCTTAAATAAGATGATGACAAATGATGTGAGTAAGTTGAAAGTAGGGCGTGCTCAATACACGGCAATGTGTTATGAAAACGGTGGAACTGTAGATGATCTTTTAATCTATAAGCGTGAAGAAGAAGATTATTTACTTGTCGTCAATGCTTCTAATATTGAGAAAGACTTCGATTGGTTAGAAAGCCATGTGAGTGGAGAGGTCGTCTTAACGAATGTTTCAGATCAAACAGCTCAGCTGGCGATACAAGGACCAAGTGCAGAAATCATCCTGCAAAAACTTGTGTCCGATACCGTTTTACAAGAGATATCATTTTTCGGCTTTTTACCAGCTGTGAACATTGATGGGATTACAGCGTTAGTTTCTCGTACAGGCTATACAGGTGAAGACGGATTCGAAATCTATTGTAAGGCAGAAGATGTTGAAAAGCTTTGGGTTGCGATTCTTCGTGAAGGGGAAGAAGAAGGGCTTCTTCCGTGTGGCCTTGGTGCGAGAGATACGTTACGGTTTGAAGCGAACCTTGCCCTTTATGGTCAAGAACTTACAAAGGACATTTCTCCTATTGAAGCAGGGATTAGTTTTGCTGTAAAAACTCAAAAACCTGAGGATTTCATTGGAAAAGATATTTTAGTAGCTCAAAAAGAAAATGGGCCAGCCCGCCGCATTGTAGGAATAGAAATGGTTGATAAAGGAATACCTAGACATGGCTACAAAGTATATAGCGGGGATACAGTTATTGGAGAAGTGACAACCGGAACACAATCTCCAACATTGAAAAAAAATGTAGGACTTGCGCTCGTACAAGAAGAGTTTACAGCAATAGGAACAGAGGTTACGGTTGAAGTTCGAAATAAACCGTTAAAAGCAATTGTAGTTCCTACACCATTTTATAAGCGACCGAAGAAATAA
- the gcvPA gene encoding aminomethyl-transferring glycine dehydrogenase subunit GcvPA — MKHRYLPMTDKDQAEMLSAIGVESVDELFSDIPEKVRFQGEYNIKEAKPETSLMKELSTLAGKNADLKQYISFLGAGVYDHYIPTIVDHVLSRSEFYTAYTPYQPEISQGELQAIFEYQTMICELTGMDVANSSMYDGGTALAEAAMLSCGQTRRKKVLVSETVHPESLAVLETYAKGQYIEVVTIPHKDGVTDLAKLEELMNDDIAAAVIQYPNFFGRVEPLQEIESIIHQHKGLFVVSSNPLALGVLTPPGKFGADIVVGDAQPFGIPAAFGGPHCGYFAVTKKLMRKVPGRLVGQTTDEEGRRGFVLTLQAREQHIRRDKATSNICSNQALNALAASVAMTALGKKGVQEMAVQNIQKAHYAKKAFEKQGFEIVFSGPSFNEFVVKLNSSVKQLNEKLLTKGIIAGYDLGRDFVELDNHMLVAITELRTKEEIDVFVKEVGEHHA, encoded by the coding sequence ATGAAGCATCGTTATTTACCAATGACCGACAAAGATCAAGCTGAAATGCTATCAGCAATTGGTGTTGAGAGTGTGGATGAATTGTTCTCAGATATTCCAGAAAAAGTACGTTTTCAAGGCGAGTATAACATTAAAGAGGCAAAGCCAGAGACTTCTTTAATGAAGGAACTTTCAACATTAGCTGGTAAAAATGCTGATTTGAAACAGTATATATCCTTTTTAGGTGCCGGAGTTTATGACCACTACATCCCAACTATCGTCGATCATGTTTTATCTCGTTCAGAGTTTTATACGGCATATACGCCTTATCAACCTGAAATCTCTCAAGGTGAGCTACAAGCCATCTTTGAATATCAAACCATGATTTGTGAATTAACAGGAATGGATGTAGCCAATTCTTCCATGTACGATGGAGGGACAGCTTTAGCGGAAGCCGCGATGTTAAGTTGTGGTCAAACGAGACGCAAGAAAGTATTAGTCTCTGAAACGGTTCATCCTGAATCATTAGCTGTATTGGAAACATATGCAAAAGGACAATATATTGAGGTTGTTACAATTCCTCATAAAGATGGTGTAACAGATTTAGCGAAATTAGAGGAATTAATGAATGACGATATTGCAGCGGCTGTCATACAGTATCCAAACTTCTTCGGTCGTGTAGAACCGCTACAAGAAATAGAATCCATTATCCATCAACATAAAGGGCTGTTTGTCGTTTCTTCAAATCCTTTAGCACTTGGTGTGTTGACACCTCCTGGTAAGTTTGGAGCAGATATTGTAGTAGGTGACGCACAACCATTTGGTATCCCTGCTGCGTTTGGTGGACCTCATTGTGGTTATTTTGCTGTAACGAAAAAACTTATGCGGAAAGTTCCGGGTCGTTTAGTTGGTCAAACAACAGATGAAGAAGGCCGTCGAGGCTTTGTGTTAACGTTACAAGCACGAGAGCAGCATATTCGCCGTGATAAAGCAACGTCAAATATTTGTTCAAACCAAGCATTGAATGCCCTTGCCGCTTCTGTTGCAATGACAGCACTAGGTAAAAAAGGGGTTCAAGAGATGGCGGTCCAAAATATTCAAAAAGCTCATTATGCAAAGAAAGCTTTCGAAAAACAAGGATTTGAGATTGTGTTTTCCGGTCCTTCCTTTAATGAGTTTGTTGTTAAGCTGAATTCTTCAGTAAAACAATTAAATGAAAAGCTTCTTACAAAAGGGATCATTGCTGGCTATGATTTAGGTAGGGATTTCGTCGAGCTAGACAACCATATGCTCGTTGCGATTACAGAGCTAAGAACAAAAGAGGAAATTGACGTATTTGTTAAGGAAGTGGGGGAACATCATGCATAA